One Prosthecobacter sp. SYSU 5D2 genomic window carries:
- a CDS encoding sulfite exporter TauE/SafE family protein, with product MTLWTHDLLGLLYGLIVGVSLGLTGGGGSIFAVPLLIYGLGIPVGTSIGLSLASVGITAGFGAALRLKAREVDVRAGLVFAAAGMLLAPVGAWLGTQISAALLLSTFALLMAFIGIRMWRGKSGEGVVPGACVVRSGGGLGLGCYARLSAAGCAAGLMSGLFGVGGGFIIVPALLYVTGMSIHRAVATSLLVIFLISISGVAAHLANGQQFPMPVTALFIGGGFAGMLAGGALRSRLSGPVLQKVFAIGMWFVAAYMLARNLPAFL from the coding sequence ATGACTCTTTGGACCCATGACCTGCTCGGTCTCCTCTATGGCCTCATCGTCGGCGTTTCCCTGGGGCTCACCGGGGGCGGCGGATCCATCTTTGCCGTGCCTTTGCTGATCTACGGCCTGGGCATTCCGGTGGGCACCTCGATCGGTCTGAGCCTCGCATCCGTCGGCATTACGGCGGGCTTCGGGGCGGCGTTGCGGTTGAAGGCGCGGGAGGTGGATGTGCGTGCAGGGCTGGTCTTTGCCGCCGCCGGGATGCTGCTCGCACCTGTCGGCGCATGGCTGGGAACACAGATTTCGGCCGCCTTGCTGCTCTCCACATTCGCCCTGCTCATGGCCTTCATCGGCATCCGAATGTGGCGGGGTAAATCTGGGGAGGGTGTGGTGCCGGGGGCGTGTGTGGTGCGGTCTGGCGGCGGACTGGGCCTCGGCTGCTACGCACGTCTCTCAGCGGCAGGTTGCGCAGCGGGACTGATGTCGGGGCTGTTTGGCGTGGGCGGCGGATTTATCATCGTGCCAGCGCTGCTGTATGTCACCGGCATGAGCATCCACCGTGCCGTGGCCACCTCCCTGCTCGTCATCTTTCTCATCTCCATTTCAGGCGTGGCTGCGCATCTCGCCAACGGGCAGCAGTTTCCCATGCCAGTCACCGCGCTTTTCATTGGCGGCGGCTTTGCCGGCATGCTGGCGGGCGGGGCCTTGCGTTCACGCCTCTCAGGCCCGGTGCTGCAAAAAGTCTTCGCCATCGGGATGTGGTTCGTCGCAGCCTACATGCTCGCCCGGAATCTCCCCGCATTTCTCTAA
- a CDS encoding bifunctional metallophosphatase/5'-nucleotidase, which produces MKFDHDPNSKLGLPFFSASFTRRQMCLTGLAAMTASALPAASMPDSKKITLAFFADIHGQLEEHPEMYWSSGKDEIVPAGGVARIAQQLKEIRAENPDGTITLDLGDTIQGSGHVVMSEGETMIGPINALKLDCWLPGNWEVIYGKKVLLETAAKLKAPAIAANMRDATTRERLFKPYVIHQAHGLKIALIGFTDPDVPLRQPPSFSEGIVYEETGILQPLVDEASEEGKADLVVLLTHIGLPKAVSLAESLKGVDVILSADTHERTEKPIIRGNTWVVEAGAFGSHLGKLELFVENGRLSRREWTLIELRAGQIAEDAEVKALVQKSLAPYRESLGRVIGSTSRPLFRYAPVETSADAVLADALLAAGGTEIALSNGFRFAYPIDTGDITENDLWNYYPINSRLKTGKVTGTQLLKFFERELENVFSKNTKRLFGGWVPRPAGLTFRFYANRAEGKRIVDMRVNGHPVEADRAYTITSCEREGDALTTLCRMRDVADVTLLEVDAHEAVRRYLKEQSPIMMGQPLRVVPLDISATVRSQFLL; this is translated from the coding sequence ATGAAATTTGATCACGATCCAAACTCAAAACTCGGGCTTCCGTTTTTCTCCGCATCCTTCACCCGCCGTCAGATGTGCCTGACGGGCCTGGCCGCCATGACAGCATCCGCCCTTCCTGCTGCCAGCATGCCAGATTCAAAAAAGATCACCCTGGCATTCTTTGCCGATATCCACGGGCAGCTCGAAGAACACCCGGAGATGTACTGGTCATCCGGCAAAGATGAAATCGTGCCCGCAGGCGGAGTGGCTCGCATTGCCCAACAGCTGAAAGAGATCCGCGCGGAGAACCCAGACGGCACCATCACCCTAGACCTGGGGGATACGATTCAGGGCTCAGGCCATGTGGTGATGAGCGAGGGCGAAACCATGATCGGCCCAATCAATGCGCTGAAACTCGACTGCTGGCTGCCAGGAAACTGGGAAGTCATTTACGGGAAGAAAGTGCTGCTGGAGACAGCCGCCAAGCTGAAAGCCCCTGCCATTGCAGCCAACATGAGGGACGCCACAACCCGTGAGCGGCTGTTTAAACCCTATGTCATTCATCAAGCGCACGGTTTAAAGATCGCCTTGATCGGCTTCACCGATCCTGATGTGCCCTTGCGGCAGCCTCCGTCATTCAGCGAAGGCATCGTCTATGAAGAAACCGGCATTCTTCAGCCTCTGGTGGATGAGGCGAGTGAAGAAGGCAAAGCGGATCTTGTCGTCTTGCTGACCCACATCGGCCTGCCCAAGGCCGTGTCCCTGGCCGAGAGCCTGAAGGGAGTGGATGTCATCCTGTCCGCCGATACCCACGAACGCACCGAGAAGCCGATCATCCGTGGAAACACCTGGGTGGTCGAAGCGGGGGCATTTGGGTCGCATCTGGGCAAGCTGGAGCTGTTCGTCGAAAACGGCCGCCTGAGCCGGCGGGAATGGACTCTCATCGAACTGCGTGCCGGCCAGATCGCAGAGGATGCCGAAGTGAAGGCTCTTGTGCAGAAGTCATTGGCCCCCTATCGCGAAAGCCTTGGCCGGGTCATCGGGAGCACCTCGCGGCCTCTCTTCCGTTACGCCCCGGTGGAAACATCTGCCGATGCCGTACTGGCGGATGCCCTGCTTGCGGCAGGCGGAACCGAAATCGCACTGTCCAACGGCTTCCGGTTCGCCTATCCCATTGATACAGGAGACATCACGGAAAACGACCTGTGGAATTATTATCCGATCAATTCACGCCTTAAAACCGGCAAAGTCACGGGCACTCAGCTCCTCAAGTTCTTCGAGCGTGAACTGGAGAATGTATTTTCAAAAAACACCAAGCGCCTCTTCGGCGGCTGGGTGCCACGCCCGGCAGGACTGACATTTCGTTTCTATGCCAATCGAGCAGAAGGGAAACGGATCGTGGACATGCGAGTGAACGGTCATCCCGTCGAAGCGGACCGCGCCTATACCATCACCTCCTGCGAACGCGAAGGCGATGCCCTCACAACCCTGTGCCGGATGCGGGATGTGGCGGATGTCACCCTTCTGGAAGTGGATGCCCATGAGGCCGTGCGCCGGTATCTGAAAGAGCAGTCACCGATCATGATGGGCCAGCCGCTGCGGGTGGTCCCTCTGGACATATCCGCGACTGTGCGCAGCCAGTTCCTGCTTTAA
- the gnd gene encoding decarboxylating NADP(+)-dependent phosphogluconate dehydrogenase yields the protein MSQKSDFGLIGLAVMGQNLVLNVESRGFQVSVFNRTTATTDEFIAKHPGKKLVGAKTLEEFVQSLATPRKIQIMVKSNAVKDSDRDAVDAVIEQLIPLLEKDDIIIDGGNSYYQTTERRDKYLAEKGLRFIGAGVSGGEEGARKGPSIMPGGPASTWEVMKPIFESISAKVDGEPCVIHIGTGGAGHYVKMIHNGIEYGDMQLICEAYNIFKAAGFTTDEMAKVFNDWNDGDMQSYLIQITGKALEQKDPETGKPIVELIVDKAGQKGTGQWTLLNAAENAVVISTINAAVEARILSSKKKARVAASKELTGPAVNITTEKAELVKKVHDALYASKVISYAQGLDLIKTMGEAKNWGLDLGRIASIWRGGCIIRARFLNKITDAYRENAELSNLMLAPFFKDLLSKTQQNWREVVSLATLNGIPVPAFSASLGYYDSYRAERLPANLLQAQRDFFGAHTYERTDKPEGEFFHTEWPEVIG from the coding sequence ATGAGCCAAAAAAGTGACTTCGGATTGATCGGCCTCGCCGTGATGGGACAGAACCTTGTGTTGAACGTGGAAAGCCGTGGCTTCCAGGTGTCCGTTTTTAACCGCACCACCGCCACCACGGATGAGTTCATCGCCAAGCACCCTGGCAAGAAGCTCGTGGGCGCCAAGACCCTGGAAGAATTCGTCCAGTCCCTGGCCACTCCCCGGAAGATCCAGATCATGGTGAAATCCAATGCCGTCAAGGACAGCGACCGCGACGCTGTGGACGCCGTGATCGAGCAGCTCATCCCCCTGCTGGAAAAGGACGACATCATCATTGACGGTGGCAACAGCTACTACCAGACCACCGAGCGCCGCGACAAATACCTGGCTGAAAAAGGCCTGCGCTTCATCGGTGCCGGCGTTTCCGGCGGTGAAGAAGGTGCCCGCAAAGGCCCTTCCATCATGCCTGGCGGCCCTGCCAGCACCTGGGAAGTCATGAAGCCGATTTTTGAGAGCATCTCCGCCAAAGTGGACGGCGAGCCTTGCGTGATCCACATCGGCACCGGTGGCGCTGGCCACTACGTGAAGATGATCCACAACGGCATCGAATACGGCGACATGCAGCTCATCTGCGAAGCCTACAACATCTTCAAAGCCGCCGGTTTCACCACGGACGAGATGGCCAAAGTCTTCAATGACTGGAACGACGGCGACATGCAGAGCTACCTCATCCAGATCACCGGCAAGGCCCTGGAACAGAAGGACCCGGAGACCGGCAAGCCCATCGTCGAGCTCATCGTGGACAAGGCCGGCCAGAAAGGCACCGGCCAGTGGACCCTGCTCAACGCGGCTGAAAACGCCGTCGTCATCAGCACCATCAATGCTGCTGTGGAAGCCCGCATTCTTTCTTCCAAGAAGAAGGCCCGCGTCGCCGCCAGCAAGGAGCTCACCGGCCCGGCCGTGAACATCACCACGGAGAAAGCCGAGCTGGTGAAGAAGGTGCACGACGCCCTCTACGCCTCCAAAGTCATCTCCTACGCCCAGGGCCTGGACCTGATCAAGACCATGGGCGAAGCCAAGAACTGGGGCCTCGACCTCGGCCGCATCGCCTCCATCTGGCGCGGCGGTTGCATCATCCGTGCCCGCTTCCTCAACAAGATCACTGATGCTTATCGTGAAAACGCCGAGCTGAGCAACCTCATGCTGGCCCCCTTCTTCAAGGACCTGCTGAGCAAGACCCAGCAGAACTGGCGCGAAGTGGTCTCCCTGGCCACTCTGAACGGCATCCCGGTCCCGGCCTTCTCCGCCTCCCTGGGCTACTACGACAGCTACCGCGCCGAGCGCCTCCCAGCCAACCTGCTGCAGGCCCAGCGCGATTTCTTCGGCGCCCACACCTACGAGCGCACCGACAAACCCGAAGGCGAATTCTTCCACACGGAATGGCCTGAGGTGATCGGGTAA
- a CDS encoding DUF2490 domain-containing protein: protein MTSPVPIWRCLWIVIVLSVFAMPAGRAADDGDWQTWNFTSVKYLDTEKLDLVAVGQFRFRDDFGDFSHGTLSHRIQFDPQSWLGLSLNYTWLHTLPLGTDEFVDMHRPELEISPRWHGFGLEWELRNRLELRYIEDVDEVRPRLRHRLQATLPLTGLGFLSALVFSDELFYDTTLDRVSENRLLPLALNFKLSPHSNLITGYGVQSFWNNGDWVHSHLIVSTLQITF, encoded by the coding sequence ATGACCTCGCCAGTTCCGATCTGGCGCTGCCTTTGGATCGTCATTGTTCTATCCGTCTTTGCCATGCCTGCTGGGCGTGCGGCGGATGATGGCGACTGGCAGACGTGGAATTTCACCAGCGTGAAGTACCTGGATACGGAAAAGCTGGACCTTGTCGCCGTCGGGCAGTTCCGCTTTCGGGATGACTTTGGAGATTTCAGCCATGGCACTCTCAGCCATCGCATCCAGTTCGATCCGCAATCCTGGTTAGGCCTTTCACTGAACTACACCTGGCTCCACACGCTGCCTTTGGGCACGGATGAGTTTGTGGACATGCACCGGCCTGAGTTAGAAATCAGCCCGCGCTGGCACGGCTTCGGACTGGAGTGGGAACTGCGCAACCGGCTGGAGCTGCGCTACATCGAAGATGTGGATGAGGTCCGCCCGCGCCTGAGGCATCGGTTGCAGGCCACACTTCCGCTCACGGGCCTGGGCTTTCTCAGCGCCCTGGTCTTCAGCGATGAGCTGTTTTATGACACGACGCTGGACCGCGTCAGCGAGAACCGGCTGCTGCCCCTGGCGCTGAATTTCAAACTCAGTCCGCATTCCAACCTGATCACCGGATATGGGGTGCAGAGCTTCTGGAACAACGGCGACTGGGTGCATAGCCATCTCATCGTCAGCACACTCCAGATCACTTTTTGA
- a CDS encoding DUF1552 domain-containing protein codes for MMNRRKILRQMAASAGAAFGAPFFPAISHAASRASGGGPKRVIFFLQNQGFDPATCIPAGMTSSGSLAKAKLPEPVKLLEPFKERLHIINGLHGVHTSPSHSAFFGALGGYRGSDGVPPSGPTIDYELSKVLPETLLPHLCIGMDSMENMRAKPTVANLSASGAGQPIFMHSNPNHLYQMLYGGISDGDIRKQHEARSDMFDRIEQLAAEQGKRLPMADQQRYGQYVKGFNEINGLRTRLGSVSEHLRNFAPKVDERYTHPEFETDWHDVLLDLGVSALKSGITSVLTIGSGRGEIFGSWKGVGVEEQGHNLGHMKQPDNPIWIKIRQYNSRMLVKLMEELESVPEGSGTMMDNTLIVYTSNNADAQHTSGRNWPVMLLGNCGGVFKTGCFTQLDGMRPINALYSTLLNVSGVECERFNMNEKMAAKFDSGSGPLKEILV; via the coding sequence ATGATGAATCGAAGAAAAATCCTCCGTCAGATGGCGGCCTCGGCGGGTGCGGCGTTTGGAGCGCCTTTTTTCCCTGCAATCAGCCACGCGGCTTCCAGAGCATCTGGCGGCGGCCCAAAGAGGGTGATCTTTTTCCTGCAAAATCAGGGCTTTGATCCTGCGACCTGCATCCCGGCGGGCATGACGAGTAGCGGCTCGCTGGCGAAGGCCAAACTGCCGGAGCCGGTCAAGCTCTTGGAGCCTTTCAAGGAGCGGCTGCACATCATCAATGGTCTGCACGGCGTGCACACCAGCCCGTCCCATAGCGCATTCTTCGGAGCACTCGGTGGTTATCGAGGCAGTGACGGCGTGCCGCCCAGCGGTCCCACCATTGATTATGAACTGAGCAAAGTGCTGCCCGAGACCCTGCTGCCGCATCTCTGCATCGGCATGGACTCGATGGAAAACATGAGAGCCAAGCCTACGGTCGCGAACCTTTCCGCCAGCGGCGCGGGCCAGCCGATCTTCATGCACTCGAACCCCAATCATCTCTACCAGATGCTCTACGGTGGCATTTCTGATGGGGACATCCGCAAGCAGCATGAGGCGCGATCCGACATGTTTGATCGCATTGAGCAGCTCGCCGCTGAGCAGGGAAAACGTCTGCCGATGGCGGACCAGCAGCGCTACGGGCAGTATGTAAAGGGCTTCAATGAGATCAACGGTCTGCGGACGCGTCTCGGCAGCGTTTCCGAGCATCTGCGGAACTTTGCCCCGAAGGTTGACGAGCGCTATACCCATCCAGAGTTTGAGACTGACTGGCATGATGTGTTGCTGGACCTCGGTGTCTCAGCCCTCAAATCCGGCATCACCAGCGTGCTCACCATCGGCTCCGGTCGCGGCGAGATCTTCGGCTCGTGGAAAGGTGTCGGCGTCGAGGAGCAGGGCCATAATCTCGGCCACATGAAGCAGCCGGACAATCCAATCTGGATCAAGATCCGCCAATACAACAGCCGCATGCTCGTGAAGCTCATGGAGGAACTGGAAAGCGTGCCCGAAGGCAGCGGCACGATGATGGACAACACGCTCATCGTTTACACCAGCAACAACGCGGACGCCCAGCACACCAGCGGCAGGAACTGGCCGGTGATGCTTCTGGGCAATTGCGGCGGGGTATTTAAAACAGGCTGCTTCACCCAGTTGGACGGCATGCGCCCGATCAACGCCCTCTACTCGACCCTGCTGAATGTCTCCGGCGTTGAATGTGAGCGCTTCAACATGAACGAGAAGATGGCGGCGAAGTTCGACTCCGGCAGCGGTCCCCTCAAAGAGATTCTTGTGTGA
- a CDS encoding metalloregulator ArsR/SmtB family transcription factor codes for MPRKKDPEPPKPLMTDKALELIAMRFRALSEPMRLKLLNVLMQGEHTVGQLVEATGSGQANVSKHLAMLREAGMIGMRKEGLSTYCYIADAMVNELCEMMCRRLRDEMEAQARALAFDPKI; via the coding sequence ATGCCTCGAAAAAAAGATCCTGAACCTCCCAAGCCCCTCATGACCGACAAGGCCCTGGAGCTCATCGCCATGCGCTTCCGTGCGCTGTCCGAGCCCATGCGCCTGAAGCTGCTGAATGTACTCATGCAGGGGGAGCACACCGTCGGCCAGCTCGTGGAGGCCACGGGTTCCGGCCAGGCGAATGTCTCCAAGCACCTGGCCATGCTGAGGGAAGCCGGGATGATCGGCATGCGCAAAGAAGGATTGTCCACGTACTGTTACATCGCGGACGCGATGGTGAATGAGCTTTGCGAGATGATGTGCCGCCGACTGCGCGATGAAATGGAGGCCCAGGCCCGTGCGCTCGCCTTTGATCCCAAGATCTGA
- a CDS encoding MBL fold metallo-hydrolase, producing MFLRQITDASLAQNAYLIGCQRTGEAVIVDPERDVDRYLKVAAENDLRITAVAETHIHADYLSGARELMEHHGVKAYLSSEGGPDWQFEWAQGNPKAHFLRDGDSFHVGKIELKALLTAGHTPEHLSFLVTDHGGGATEPMGLLSGDFIFVGDVGRPDLLESAAGQAGKMEPSARTLYSSLRATGELPEHLQILPAHGAGSACGKALGAIPTSVLGYERQFNSAFKKALTEGEDEFVKEILAGQPAPPLYFARMKRDNKAGPALLPEGRLPQPKHLTMAELSEFIGAPKTAVLDLRADRTSFMQRHVKGALLAPLAGGKLPIVAGSYLQEDAQILLIVHDPSEVDEAVRQLVRIGLDDVAAWVTLAETQEVNDALMATQAYITTDQLHEALAAQPQAQVLDVRGADEYAERHVKGALNIPYTRLAARIAEVPKDRRLYVHCGSGLRASLATPFLSRESNDVVLVDGAFGKIAGDLKTTGSD from the coding sequence ATGTTCCTCCGACAAATCACCGACGCCTCCCTGGCGCAAAACGCTTACCTCATCGGCTGCCAGCGTACAGGCGAAGCCGTCATTGTGGACCCTGAACGCGATGTGGACCGCTATCTGAAAGTGGCGGCTGAAAACGACCTGCGCATCACCGCCGTGGCCGAGACCCACATTCATGCCGACTACCTCAGCGGTGCCCGCGAGCTGATGGAGCATCACGGTGTAAAGGCCTACCTTTCCAGTGAAGGTGGCCCTGACTGGCAGTTTGAATGGGCTCAGGGAAATCCGAAAGCCCACTTCCTGCGCGACGGGGATTCCTTTCATGTGGGCAAGATCGAGCTCAAGGCGCTGCTCACGGCGGGACACACACCGGAGCATCTCAGCTTTCTGGTGACGGATCATGGCGGTGGTGCCACGGAGCCGATGGGCCTGCTGAGCGGGGACTTCATTTTTGTGGGGGATGTGGGCCGTCCGGACCTGCTGGAAAGCGCCGCCGGACAGGCGGGTAAAATGGAACCCAGCGCACGCACTTTGTATTCAAGCCTGCGCGCCACCGGGGAGCTGCCGGAGCACCTCCAAATTCTGCCTGCGCACGGAGCCGGAAGCGCCTGCGGCAAAGCATTGGGGGCCATCCCGACGAGTGTGCTGGGTTATGAGCGACAGTTTAATTCTGCCTTTAAGAAGGCCCTGACGGAAGGAGAGGATGAGTTTGTGAAGGAGATCCTGGCCGGGCAGCCTGCGCCTCCGCTCTACTTTGCCCGGATGAAGAGGGATAACAAAGCCGGACCGGCCCTGCTGCCGGAGGGCAGGCTGCCGCAGCCGAAGCACCTCACTATGGCGGAACTGTCCGAGTTTATCGGAGCGCCGAAGACGGCTGTTCTGGACCTGCGGGCGGATCGCACGTCCTTCATGCAACGCCATGTGAAAGGGGCGCTGCTGGCCCCGCTGGCGGGTGGCAAGCTGCCCATTGTGGCAGGTTCCTATCTGCAAGAAGATGCGCAGATCCTGCTCATCGTTCATGATCCGTCGGAGGTGGATGAAGCCGTGCGCCAGCTTGTGCGCATCGGCCTGGATGATGTGGCCGCCTGGGTGACTTTGGCGGAAACGCAGGAGGTGAACGATGCGCTGATGGCCACCCAGGCTTACATCACGACGGACCAGCTCCATGAGGCGCTGGCGGCGCAGCCCCAGGCCCAGGTGCTGGATGTGCGCGGAGCGGATGAATACGCGGAGCGCCATGTGAAGGGAGCCCTGAACATTCCTTACACCAGGCTTGCCGCACGCATCGCCGAGGTGCCCAAAGACCGCCGCCTTTATGTTCACTGCGGCAGCGGTCTGCGCGCCAGCCTTGCCACTCCCTTCCTGTCCCGTGAAAGCAACGATGTCGTGCTGGTGGATGGCGCTTTCGGAAAAATCGCCGGGGACCTTAAAACTACCGGTTCTGACTGA
- a CDS encoding rhodanese-like domain-containing protein, whose amino-acid sequence MQNWTRYTLYGFAGIGVAAGLLWWMMDHRRGAAWAVSVIRDRFPDVPQMPPAVLQEWLEDETRPAPVLVDARSDEEFAVSHLAGALHVNAETVEEGVLKKLDPQSRYVVYCAAGYRACELARRMQAAGIQQVCNLEGGIFAWANEGYPVQRDGQEVQAVHSYHRLFSRMLKPERRQP is encoded by the coding sequence ATGCAAAACTGGACCCGTTATACCCTGTATGGCTTCGCCGGAATCGGCGTGGCGGCGGGGCTGTTGTGGTGGATGATGGACCATCGCCGTGGCGCGGCCTGGGCGGTCTCCGTCATCCGGGACCGGTTTCCGGATGTGCCTCAGATGCCACCGGCCGTGCTTCAAGAGTGGCTGGAGGATGAAACACGCCCCGCGCCGGTGCTGGTGGATGCACGCTCAGATGAAGAATTTGCCGTGAGCCACCTCGCTGGTGCGCTGCATGTGAATGCGGAGACGGTGGAGGAAGGCGTTTTGAAAAAACTGGATCCGCAAAGTCGCTACGTGGTCTATTGCGCCGCAGGTTATCGCGCCTGCGAACTCGCCCGGCGGATGCAGGCAGCGGGTATCCAGCAGGTGTGCAATCTGGAGGGCGGCATCTTTGCCTGGGCCAATGAAGGATACCCGGTGCAGCGCGATGGCCAGGAGGTGCAGGCCGTGCATTCGTATCACCGTCTGTTCTCGCGAATGCTGAAACCGGAGCGCCGCCAGCCATGA
- a CDS encoding rhodanese-like domain-containing protein, translating to MQTQISPSQLKQLIANGECHLVDVREPVEHAEEHIREARLIPLGELEKRAAELPKDKPLVIHCRSGKRGTQAQEKLMKLGFGQVQNLEGGIQAWKAAGLPVASAEKKVFPLMQQVQLAIGTGVLTGAVLSLTVHPYWVFLSAFFGAGLLFAGSTGWCGLAILLSKMPWNRVSGQACCSPKNCAVN from the coding sequence ATGCAAACCCAGATCTCTCCTTCACAACTGAAACAGCTCATCGCCAACGGCGAATGCCACTTGGTGGACGTTCGCGAGCCGGTGGAACACGCCGAGGAGCACATCCGCGAGGCCCGGCTCATCCCGTTGGGCGAGCTGGAAAAGCGCGCCGCCGAGCTTCCTAAAGACAAGCCGCTTGTCATCCACTGCCGCAGCGGCAAACGTGGCACGCAAGCCCAGGAAAAACTGATGAAGCTCGGTTTTGGCCAGGTTCAAAATTTGGAAGGCGGCATCCAGGCCTGGAAGGCAGCGGGGCTGCCGGTGGCCAGTGCGGAAAAGAAAGTCTTTCCGCTGATGCAGCAGGTGCAGCTTGCCATCGGGACCGGTGTGCTGACCGGCGCAGTGCTGTCGCTGACGGTGCATCCGTATTGGGTTTTCCTGAGCGCCTTCTTCGGGGCCGGGCTGCTCTTTGCGGGCAGCACGGGCTGGTGCGGGCTGGCCATCCTGCTCTCCAAAATGCCCTGGAACCGGGTTTCCGGCCAGGCCTGCTGCTCACCCAAAAACTGTGCTGTCAACTGA
- a CDS encoding DsrE family protein: MKTTPCLLALLAFGLLWAKPSPAAEPVPETIPLQVRENLRIVYQVTDDLQHEGVNKGLFYARKLINTYEKQGIAADQVKLHLVYHGTGINAVVNPEARSRLKAEHAANPNGEILAELTGRGVQIELCENTMQQKGVKATELMPGVKLVVGAFPRLVDLQLMGYAYIKFE; this comes from the coding sequence ATGAAAACAACACCCTGCCTCCTCGCCCTCCTCGCCTTTGGACTTCTTTGGGCGAAACCCTCGCCTGCTGCGGAGCCTGTGCCGGAAACGATTCCCCTTCAAGTGCGGGAAAACTTGCGGATCGTTTATCAGGTGACCGATGACCTTCAGCATGAAGGCGTGAACAAAGGTCTGTTTTATGCCCGCAAGCTCATCAACACCTATGAGAAACAGGGCATCGCCGCAGACCAGGTGAAGCTGCATCTGGTCTATCATGGCACCGGCATCAACGCCGTTGTGAATCCCGAAGCACGCAGCCGCCTGAAGGCGGAGCATGCGGCCAATCCTAATGGCGAGATCCTGGCCGAGCTGACCGGACGTGGCGTGCAGATCGAGCTTTGTGAAAACACCATGCAGCAAAAGGGCGTGAAAGCCACGGAGCTGATGCCCGGGGTGAAACTGGTGGTGGGCGCTTTTCCCCGGCTGGTGGACTTGCAACTCATGGGGTATGCCTACATCAAGTTCGAATAA
- a CDS encoding sulfite exporter TauE/SafE family protein, whose translation MNTLTLSGAVFIGLSLGLTGAGGSIITLPVLVYLAGLLVKEAGGISLFVVGSAALVGAVQRARAGDFHFPASCQTTKKRLSFLSRSQGGRPSWPHIEGGTPSHLDWI comes from the coding sequence ATGAACACGCTCACCCTCAGCGGCGCGGTTTTCATCGGCCTGTCCCTGGGCCTCACGGGTGCAGGCGGCAGTATCATCACCCTGCCGGTGCTGGTATATCTCGCAGGACTGCTGGTAAAGGAGGCGGGGGGCATCAGCCTTTTTGTAGTCGGCAGCGCCGCGCTGGTGGGAGCAGTGCAGCGGGCGCGGGCCGGGGACTTTCATTTCCCTGCGTCCTGCCAGACCACAAAAAAGCGGCTGAGTTTCCTCAGCCGCTCACAAGGAGGGAGGCCATCCTGGCCTCATATTGAGGGCGGGACGCCCTCACACCTTGATTGGATTTGA